tcctgatttcaaatacttggatcatgatacaaaacttgttctacttaataagcacatatcattcaatactttcttgaagaaaattagtgaagttacaaatattgattcaaccagatattcactaaaagtatggtttgatatcaaactaaatacaagcaaaggaatgcttgtaACTTCAGATAAAGAACTCAGTACCTGTATACATTTGCTTACAACTGATTCAGCCTACAAGAATTGCCATTTCGTCATCGAAAAAACATAACCTTCCGAATCTGCAGCATTCAAACAATCTCTTACATATGCGATAGATTCAGAACCTTTTGCTGATTATCAACATGAAGTAGGACAACCAATAATGGAAGTAGACAACGAGCAACAACCTTCTAACATTATAGCTGCTTCAGAATATATAATGATGCAAGAATTACCCGCTCCTCCAATAAATTCATACCAGTTTATCAAtgaccaagaagaagaaggataacTAATAATGCAAATCGACAACCAACACACAATCCAACAAAGTTTTTTGTTACATTCTTCAATGATAAGCAACAAcgaagatgaagtaaacatggagCTTATACCGATAACATCAGATAGAATTAAAGAAATTGTTGAAACTTCTAGTGCTTCtcataaatcaaaaaaaagaGTGAGGAGAAAGCTGAAAGAATCTCCATCATGTAAAATACTTAGGCACGATGCGTTGCCTGAAGAAGTAAGAGTCAGATCAATTTCTgagaacaaacaaaacatgactaAATTTTTCTGCAACTTGGAGATAAACCAGAAAGTTGAATTTACTAGTGTTAGATCATGTTCAAAGAGATACGAGCTGAAATGCATCGTGGACAAATGTGGTTGGAATGTGCGTGCTACCAGAATAAAAAATTTCACACTATTCAGGGTGATAAAATATGATAACAACCATGAATGCTCGATTGATGCAAGAAAATCAGATCAGAAGCATGTTAcatcaaattttataagtgaacaaattatagaacatgttcgagacaaaaagatagaggttacaccagcctttgtggaaaacgaaatgaaaaagaaatttggtATTGACATTGGTTATCACAAGGCATGACGCGCTATTCAAAAAGCTGTTGCTTGCATAAGGGCAACACCTGAAGAGAACTACCAGATTCTTCCTTCATACCTACACATGATGGCGCGCAAAAATCCAGGAACGTACACAAGTATAAAAAGAAATGGGCAGAATGGGTAAGCAAAACAATACTAACCATCAGCCTGAAGTTTCAAATGTTcctatttgaaaaacttcacattatgatttatttttttgtgtttcaCTGTACAGATTTGCTTACATGTTCGTTGCTCCTGCGGCATCACTAGCTGGTTGGTCCTACTGTAGACCCGTTATTGCAGTAGATGCAAtgtttttaaagtcaaaatatcGTGGTGCTCTATTTGTTGCTGTATCAAAGGATGCAAACAATCAAGTCTTTCCTCTATGTTTTGGTGTAGCAGATTCAGAAAACAATGAGGCATATATTTGGTTCTTCGGGGAAatgagaaaagcaattcaagtccgTCGTGAACTGGGTTTTTTGTCAGATAGAAACCAATCGATCGCAAATAGGATTAGAAAAGTTTTTCCTGAAGCTCACCATGGTATCTGCCTCTATCActttgagaaaaatttaaagcaaagacatgcaaaatccacggtaataaatctttttcaaagtgcTGCAAGGTCATACAAATGTGAGGATTTTAATCATTTAATATCCCAACTCAAAAGTATTGACAAGAAAACATACAATTACATAATGGAAGAACCTCCAGAGAGATGGGCTCGATCGTGGTTCCCACATCGACGTTATGATATGCTAACAACAAACATGGTAGAATCAATGAATTCCGTTTTACTAAAAGGGAGAGAAATGCCTATTTTAAGAATGTTAGATTTCATCCAAGAAAAGTTGGGAGAGTGGTTTTATGAATGGAGAAAAAAGGCAAATGAAACTTTTCACAGAGTATCAATATGGGCAAAAGAAGAGATGACAAAGAAGATGAACTTGGCTTGCAAAATGTTTGTGAGAATATTTATTAACTTCAACTTTTTATATCTGTTGTagtgatttattgcttacatttaaaaaaCTTCATACTATTTCTTTTGAAGCAACAATACACTAATATAGTTTATCTTAATTTTTTATTTCTTGTTAGGTGTTCAAccttgattcaatgttgtttaGCATAAATAGTGAAGGAATCGAATTCATAGTGGACTTAAAGAAGAGAACTTGTGACTGCCTGAAATTTCAACTTGATGAATTGACCTGTCCATATGCAATTGCTGCTATTAATAAGAGATATTTGCAGAAATCTGACTACTGCTCAAATTGGTATTCAAAGAAAACATGGTTGAAAATATATGAAGGACATGTGAATACCGTGGGAGATCAAAAATCATGGGATATACCACAAAATGTACAATCTGAGATCACAAAACCTCCCGATGTAGAGATTTTAcaaggaagaagacaaaagaagaggcaTATCCCTGCGACTAAATCAGTACCATTGAAGTCTACCAAATGCAGTCGATGTAAACAAGTTGGGCATAACAGAACAACTTGCTTGTCTTCTCCAGCACCTCATCCATATTCCAAGAAGCACACTGAAAAATACTCCAACCTTCAATAATCCTTGGGCTGAATTTAGACTCATTATTGTATGACATATTTGAAATGTGATTTTTTTCATAGGAATAAAAAAAGAAGCTCTTGGACTATTTTATATACTGCTAAAGTACAAATCACTCATTTTTGTTGCGCAGGCTTACAGATTTGGTTGCATTTTTAAAAAGTACGCAATGACTTCAGCGAGAAAAAACTTCAGGTTATAGTATGTGAAATACATATCCTTAACAAACACACACACGCACATACGCGTACAACACACAAAATAAATGCATGTACAAACAAAAGTTTCAGCATCTATCGACTGAAGTTATAGAAAATGAActtaataacttcagcatattctCTAATGGATATGCTGAAGTAAACAAAAACGTATAgcataaaaacataaaaaaagatTACAAAAACTAAACATAAAAACCAACTAATTGCATTAACTTCACCAAATACCAACAATAACAAGGCTAATGAAACATAAagctaagaagaaagaagatgagaATTACATTGATACATAAAGAGATGAGGACAACACACAAAGTACAAACAATAACTTCAACGTCTCTGGGCTGAAGTTATACAAAATGAACctaataacttcagcatattctCTAATGAATAtgctgaagtaaacaaaaaagcacaacattaaaacataaaaaaaggATTACAAATACTAAGCATCATCACCAACGCcattatcatcatcatcaaaGTACTCCTCAGTTTCTCTAAAtatctcatcatcatcagtatCAGAGATAACTATAGGGTACTCAGGCAAAAGACCATAGAGTCCAACGAGATCATTCTTCAACTTGTTTAATTCATCACACAACTGACTTTGTTCAACGATTACTCTATTTATAAGAGAAAGAAGAGTCTTTAGGTTGTTTTGCAGCTTGGAATAGTCGTCCTCGATAGGAAACTTAAAACTATCAAACTGCTGCACAACCTTGTCAAACAAGGTTGAATAACCTCTACAGCTACATTCCAAGTTAAGCCTGTTCTGGAATGATTCATTGGCAAAAAACTGTGGTCTGATTCTCTCCTAATTAGCCTTTATTCGATCCCATAAAAGCATAAGATTAGACATCGGTTTGTTATTGTACCACTCACACTTCAAAGTCTCCCACTTCTGCATAATTTCATCCATATTAGGCTTCCTACTTCCGCTTGCACCAAACattctttctttaacaaattCTAAAACACTAAGgatgaatataaatttaaagaaatatgatgaagattatgaacgactatgaaattttcaagtgaagagattgttaatatatACAAAgagttcacctaatcaatttaatatctataaatgtaaaagtaacttttcaagtatttttactattttacgttcagagaaattgaatgaaaCAAGATAAGTAAGTGGTAAAACAAGTATGtggtaaatgcaaaaagaaatgtaACTTAAGCCCTAATAAGCCCACAGTTTTTCTATAGTAAAGAAATAACTTCAGCCTAAAAAGTAACTTTTTGGATCATTTACTGTATGGTCAAACAAATTAAAATGAAAGATGAAGTAGGTGACAAAAGACAAAAAGTAGctagtaaatgcaaaaaaaaatgtATCAagttaaaaaataccaaaacatgctgaagtttttgtcataAGCTTTATTAAAAACTTCAgtccaatgtgctgaagttatttagttcatttataaaaacttcagcacatcataagctgaagtttttcatcgtggattcaatagttttgtcgtaaagctttttaaAAAACTTCaacccaatgtgctgaagttatttagttcatttctaaaaactttagcacttgataagctgaagttttgtccCGGATTCAATaatttttgtcgtaaagctttttcaaaaatttcagcccaatgtgctgaagttatttagtacatttctaaaaacttcagctgcGATGACctgaccagtcgtctcatgagttaccactccgtttttccccatttctgcttctgtatgctttgtttatccgtgttatatggtattgggttggttggatcgaatccggaatggttttggtaaggtttgagagacttagtctctaaaagtagctttagagttagaaaagtcaaccgagagttgacttattggtaaacaacctcggaatgcAGATTTAATGGCTCGGATAGCGtctttaggtgatttgggacttagaagtgtATCCGGAATATTTTTATgatgtccggtgtagaattaggtttgaattggcgaaagttaatTTTTGGCGATTTTTGGTTGGCTGTGGAAAATAGGCTAtcatggtcggaatggaattccgacagTTGGAACAGGTTCGTAATGTCATTTTGAAtgtctgcaaaatttcaggtcaatcgggGTTGTTTTGGATAGTTTCGGCATCGTTGGTAGAATTTaagaatttcaaagttcataggcttgaatttgatgtgattttggtattttgatgttgtttttggtgtttcgaaggatcgactaagttcgaatgatgttatgggatgtgttggtatatttgttgagatttccgagggcctcgggtggatctcGAAAGGTTAACGAATCAATTTAGACTAGAAGAAAAGCTGCTGTTTTTTTTAACAGCAGCATGAACAGTAACTCGGTGAACAGTACTCGGGTGAACAGTACTCAGGTGAACAGTAAAACGCGTGAGCAGTATTTAAATAAACCCTCAGCGATCATTAAACCCTTttacaccatttttgaacgggaaaaaagctttgaggcgattttgaagagagaaaatcattgttcttcattgaggtaagtattttaGACCCTAAAACTAGATTATTtgtgattaaggaacaaaatataagtttttaattcatgaaaatcagtagaaaaaggtGGAGTAAGGACCTGAGATTATGAGACCTTCTagggatgatttgaggggtcaaacgaaCTCCGATTTTCGAGTTCTTTGTATATACGAACTCGTGAGATGATgaagaacattttggtataaagTTTGTCCAGTTCCGGGATGCGGtcccgggggttgggttttgacagatttcgggttttgtgcttaaaatcgatatttttcaattggaattcattcgtttagcataatttgatgataaaaatTTGAACTTGGTAGATTTGGAGCACTCGGAAGTAGGCtcatgtaacgatccgaccggtcgttttgagcttttacacATTGATTGCCAGTTtttgggcatgacttgccccgtgtgatgtactatgacttatgtaaattgttggttttggtttgcAGGATAATCAGAATAAACTTAGAAGAATAGTtcccagtttgaagcttgaaatttgaaaggtttgaccaacatttgacttgtttgtatatgatctcggtttgaaatttttatgatttggctaGCTCCGCTAGGTGATTtggggacttaggagcgtgatcagaatgcattttgaaagtccatggaaggtttatgcttgaattgataaaattgaaatttcggcgttttccgattgatagttgagattttgatatagaggtcagaatgAAATCTCGatagttgcagtagcttcgtggtatcatttgggatgtgtgtgtaaaatttcaggtcattcggagatggtttggttgggtttttgatcaaaaacgtatttcagaagattttggaaacttaggcttgaacccgatgtgaattggtagatttgatgtcgtttgaggtattttaatgattggaacaagtttgaataaggtattgggtcatgtttgtgcttttggttgaggtcccgggggcctcggagtgatttcgTATGGTTAACAGAGAAATTGGAATGGTGTTGCAGCTTCAGATTTGCTgattctggtattttcgcacatGCGGTTTGTGGACCGTAGATGCGGGTGATTCATCGGATAAGCGAAAAAGGGTCAGATGGGCAGAGATCGCAGAAGCGATAtggtgaccgcatctgcgatgtcgcagatacGGGAGTTTAGTCGCAGAAACGGCTTTGGTCCCTTAAGTGTTTCCATAGAAGCAGAGGTTTAGACCGCAAATGCAGTACCGTAGAAGCAGAtttttgaccgcagatgcggaaagggcTGGACATGGCATATATGTTATTTCATTTCGCGAGTTTGAGTTATTCCACCATTGTTGACTTCgaccttggagctttttgggctaTTCTGAAGAGAGAAATCAAGAGACTTCGtgtgccatatggatttggagaaTTTGGATGgattcatgtgccatatggatttggagacgggaagttctcatattcaggatATGTTGTGGTTGGTTGTGAGTCGTGGGTATCGACACTGTTTattgactatcggggtttggagacccgagaaaatcttttgttgcttggtatgttagattttggatgtgatattggttcagactggttgtcttcgTGTTATGTCATTCTaaactattgcgctaaggcggcgcTGTTGGCTATGCTAGAAATttcacggattgagtggcgaagtTCGACGGATTCTGTCCTATTGGAGGGGTTTCATATTTCAAAGACCCAGCGAACGGCTGGGAAAGAGTGTCTTTCTTATTGGGGCTTTCGTgatggatgttagtgcagaggcttttaccattgattcagttccgatgacgagggacttttcggatgtgtttcttatggtcgggcatgtcgtcggacaaggttgttgatttcggtattgatttgatgtcgaGCACCGTATCGTAAGGCACCGGTAGAGTTAAAGAGCAGCTCCAGGATTTTCGTGATAacgagttcgttggcaggccaatgtggatgcgtgttctaatttgagccggcttggttggctccgaattgtaCTATTGAGGGAGGTGTTGATTCGACTGTTATTGAGTTTATTAGTAATCCgaggagatctatgagttacctttcagtgttgcgaggtgttttgatttgttggttataggcacatatggtgcggttcgattggggtttcatagtggaagtcgagcgggaagagtatttgGGTGTTACTTGGTacatggcgtatcggttatgccctttcgggtttgtgtggtgtatgttatttgcttcaccaTAGGTATGATGATTGCTTCGGTTCCAGACGTCAAATTatgcatggttgtcgatttcgagcatagtgactcaaggtgtttcatgtggagcagtgtttggataggattgtGTATtacagcgaagctatgtggagacaTGACCCtggggttagattcgtgtgttctatttctatgatgcaagacgggttctcagccttgtgttgggTGTGgcactggtgagcttgaggtacagctctttcatttgagttagTTTCATGATGTGAGTATgctcggattgttgcttattggtgcgcggactATGCAAGTTGTGGATTtagtctgtattgatgtgtcatgtcaccagagtaatggtattggattagatgagatcgttgggttctttaatgaatacaaaaagattcaatttcagcatgtttgCAAGATAATATcaaggttcggctcagaaatttgctacgGCCCTTGCCAATGGGGATGTGGCCTtacgaatggttgatctgagaaatggttatggtttattgcatgtttcatttatcattggcagtatatggaagtgttggaatgagactttagttgataaaagGTTttctatcgatattcggttgttatgtgtagctactgtgattagaagttatcgctgctagtgtttgagttatgtggtatatcatgtgattgcacctaagatagcagatatggtttgttacggcttgtttggacttattcacagtataaatgtgagattcagATCATATTGAGGATATTAGAAGCAGAAATGTGGTTCTAGggtttatggactaggatggattgtgaaatttcagttatattgtgttatcgaacctatgggagatagggtaacgtgggatcacccccgggtatgtgcatggtaagattattcagcgattggttggcttttggaacaacttgggtcacgttcgaggacgaacgtatgtttaagtgggggaggatgtaacgactcgaccggtcgttttgagcttttgcactttgatcgccagttttcgggcatgacttaccccgtgtgatgtattatgatttatgtaaatcgttggttttggtttgcAGGATAATCGGAATAAACTTGGAAGAACGATTcctagtttgaagcttgaaatttgaaaggtttgaccaatatttgacttgtttgtatatgatcttggattgaaatttttatgatttggctaGCTCTGCTAGGTGATTTGGGGACTTAGGAGCTTGATCGGAATGCactttggaagtccgtggaaggtttaggcttgaattggcaaaattgagatttcggcgttttccggttgataggtgatattttgatatagaggtcggaatgaaattacgagggttgcagtagcttcgtggtGTCATTTCGGATgtatgtgtaaaatttcaggtcattcggacgtggtttgattgggtttttgatcaaaagcgtatttcgaaagattttggaaacttaggcttgaatccaatgtgaattggtagatttgatgttgtttgaggtgttttgatgattggaacaagtttgaataaggtattgggtcatgtttgttcttttggttgaggtctcgggggcctcggggtgatttcggatggttaacagagaAATTGGAATGGTGTTGCAGCTTCAGATTTGCTGTTCGCCGCAGATGCGGGTGATTCATCGCATAAGCGAAAAAGGGTCAGATGGgcagagaccgcagaagcggtatggTGACCGCATCTGCAATGTAGTAGATGCGGGAGTTTAGTCGCAGAAACGGCTTTGGTCCCTTATGTGTTTCCACAGAAGTGGAGGTttagaccgcaaatgcggtaccacagaagaggatttttgaccgcagatgcagaaaggGCTGGCAGAGCATATATGTTATTTCTTTTCGCGAGTTTGAGTTATTCCACCATTGTTGACTTCAaccttggagctttttgggcgattctgaagagagaaatcaagagacttcgttaaggtaagaatttttggacctaaaaacacatttctatggtaatatttcagGGATTAAGGCTAAAATTAAAAgaattaaaaggctaaaaatggaagattagggcttgagtttaagagaccttaaattgaggatttgaggggtcatttgaacttcgattttg
This sequence is a window from Nicotiana sylvestris chromosome 3, ASM39365v2, whole genome shotgun sequence. Protein-coding genes within it:
- the LOC138888281 gene encoding uncharacterized protein; its protein translation is MARKNPGTYTSIKRNGQNGFAYMFVAPAASLAGWSYCRPVIAVDAMFLKSKYRGALFVAVSKDANNQVFPLCFGVADSENNEAYIWFFGEMRKAIQVRRELGFLSDRNQSIANRIRKVFPEAHHGICLYHFEKNLKQRHAKSTVINLFQSAARSYKCEDFNHLISQLKSIDKKTYNYIMEEPPERWARSWFPHRRYDMLTTNMVESMNSVLLKGREMPILRMLDFIQEKLGEWFYEWRKKANETFHRVSIWAKEEMTKKMNLACKMFVFNLDSMLFSINSEGIEFIVDLKKRTCDCLKFQLDELTCPYAIAAINKRYLQKSDYCSNWYSKKTWLKIYEGHVNTVGDQKSWDIPQNVQSEITKPPDVEILQGRRQKKRHIPATKSVPLKSTKCSRCKQVGHNRTTCLSSPAPHPYSKKHTEKYSNLQ